A part of Desulfobacter sp. genomic DNA contains:
- a CDS encoding FMN-binding protein: MSRFGNILLVLAVPLALALAWTGGEMRQKEETGRRLNRISPEIQGLNRISPGLYKGHVKGDPEAALFVAHADFPSYGGPLETAVVVDSEKVIRHVAVLDSNDTRSYLERVVDQAGILDHYPGCSLDDLPEVDGVSGATLSSTAIVRGVEAAARKIGAARFGLPAAGERVRKAATPETIKLVLICLFFAGAIMVSRRGFKHRARARTAMLVLSAATLGFWLGAQFSLSTVASLLSGAWLGGMASYGALLCLVLSILVFLVTKKNLFCAYICPFGAVQELLGRITGCPPPKPRKWMDWTVRAWVFAVLLAALYFQTPADAMYEPFSKAFNFVGSGIVYGLTIVVAIGALVVRRPWCNLFCPARVMFFYLRFARKTLAVCPKRTIMPKYEESNP; the protein is encoded by the coding sequence ATGTCCAGGTTTGGAAATATTCTTTTGGTCCTGGCGGTCCCCCTGGCCCTGGCCCTGGCCTGGACCGGGGGAGAGATGCGACAAAAAGAGGAGACCGGCCGCCGGCTGAACCGTATTTCTCCGGAAATCCAGGGATTGAACCGGATCTCCCCGGGGCTGTACAAGGGCCATGTAAAGGGGGATCCCGAAGCGGCGCTCTTTGTGGCCCATGCCGATTTTCCCAGCTACGGCGGCCCCCTGGAAACCGCCGTGGTGGTGGACAGCGAAAAAGTGATCCGCCATGTGGCCGTCCTGGACAGCAACGATACCCGGTCCTATCTGGAACGGGTGGTGGACCAGGCCGGTATCCTGGATCATTACCCGGGATGCTCCCTGGATGATCTCCCGGAGGTGGACGGGGTCTCCGGGGCCACCCTCTCCTCCACCGCCATTGTCCGGGGGGTTGAGGCGGCGGCCCGGAAGATCGGGGCCGCCCGGTTCGGCCTGCCCGCCGCCGGGGAAAGGGTCCGGAAAGCGGCAACCCCGGAAACCATAAAGCTGGTCTTGATCTGCCTCTTTTTTGCAGGGGCCATCATGGTCAGCCGCAGGGGATTCAAGCACAGGGCACGGGCCCGGACAGCCATGCTGGTGCTGTCGGCCGCAACCCTGGGGTTCTGGCTGGGGGCCCAGTTTTCCCTTTCCACGGTGGCCTCCCTGCTCTCCGGCGCCTGGCTGGGGGGAATGGCCAGCTATGGGGCCTTGCTCTGCCTGGTGCTGTCCATCCTGGTTTTTCTGGTGACCAAGAAAAATCTTTTCTGCGCCTATATCTGTCCTTTCGGGGCGGTTCAGGAATTGCTGGGGCGGATCACCGGCTGCCCGCCTCCCAAGCCCCGGAAATGGATGGACTGGACCGTCAGGGCCTGGGTCTTTGCCGTGCTTCTGGCGGCCCTGTATTTCCAGACCCCGGCCGATGCCATGTACGAGCCCTTTTCCAAGGCCTTCAACTTTGTGGGATCCGGCATTGTATACGGCCTGACCATTGTTGTGGCCATCGGCGCGCTAGTGGTCCGGCGGCCCTGGTGCAACCTGTTCTGCCCGGCCAGGGTGATGTTTTTCTATCTGCGGTTTGCCAGGAAGACCCTGGCGGTCTGCCCCAAACGCACCATTATGCCGAAGTATGAGGAGTCCAACCCATGA
- a CDS encoding diguanylate cyclase yields MTAKSDFQDILQKEEWKNVRFDNRFSVSYQLVNGAVLLIQGKGYSGLDAEKESVSFGKSIIEAHIPDNRRYAMVQDWTDYENSSSRARQYFIDSVVRDDRLAGVVFCNISWAQSLSIRMAASLNILKTQVEIAPDIERALGAAMAMLSRGKDRKPPVKSLVRRFRLPGIFRRQSRDEVGDLLEYLESIDWKTGQFNRRYAIDSDHSMLPVFDAISFIKSQLDRTFDERNRIEKDLIRHRDNLEALIRERTSALESREKQLRLLLEHSPISIAVLDDTYHLSFLNRKLTRTFGWTREEVASPAQFAPLVIDESDNLEDAFSKWADALLGEFGSQFGPEEHAIRCKDGSARVVEIAATGIGDRIIILMNDITERKAAEDRLAELAIRDELTGLFNRRHFMAQLTREIERFCRYGLPLSLMLFDVDFFKQVNDTYGHPAGDQVLADLSRLTCRTFRGIDAIFRIGGEEFAVILPETPLADAKTAARRLKTAVAKNLFHVGDKTLSLTISIGIAMVSDRGGQKDELLKHADEALYLAKNRGRNRIETFGDRSTLLDP; encoded by the coding sequence ATGACCGCGAAAAGTGATTTCCAGGATATTCTCCAGAAAGAGGAATGGAAGAATGTCCGTTTCGACAACCGGTTTTCCGTCTCCTACCAACTGGTGAACGGGGCGGTGCTTCTCATCCAGGGAAAAGGCTACTCGGGCCTTGACGCTGAAAAGGAATCCGTATCATTCGGGAAAAGTATCATTGAGGCCCATATCCCAGACAATCGTCGCTATGCCATGGTTCAGGACTGGACCGATTATGAAAATTCCTCCTCCCGGGCCAGACAGTATTTCATTGATTCCGTGGTCAGGGATGACCGGCTTGCCGGGGTGGTGTTCTGCAATATATCCTGGGCCCAGTCCCTGAGTATCCGGATGGCGGCCTCCCTGAACATTCTGAAAACCCAGGTGGAAATCGCGCCGGACATAGAACGGGCCCTGGGCGCAGCCATGGCCATGCTTTCCAGGGGCAAGGATCGTAAACCGCCGGTAAAAAGCCTTGTTCGCCGGTTTCGGCTGCCCGGGATATTCCGGCGGCAGTCACGGGATGAGGTGGGGGATCTGCTGGAATACCTGGAGTCCATTGACTGGAAAACCGGGCAGTTCAACCGCAGGTATGCCATTGATTCGGACCATTCCATGCTGCCGGTATTTGATGCCATATCCTTTATAAAATCACAGCTGGACAGGACCTTTGATGAGCGCAACCGCATTGAAAAGGATCTCATCCGCCACAGGGACAACCTGGAAGCCTTGATCCGGGAACGGACGTCCGCCCTTGAGTCCAGGGAAAAACAGCTCCGCCTCCTCCTTGAGCATTCCCCCATCAGCATTGCGGTGCTCGATGACACCTACCACCTTTCTTTTTTAAACCGTAAACTGACCCGGACATTCGGCTGGACCCGGGAAGAGGTGGCCTCCCCCGCCCAGTTCGCCCCCCTGGTAATTGACGAATCCGACAACCTTGAAGATGCATTTTCCAAATGGGCCGATGCGCTGCTGGGCGAATTCGGCAGCCAGTTCGGACCTGAGGAGCATGCCATCCGCTGCAAGGACGGCTCGGCCCGGGTGGTGGAGATTGCAGCCACGGGCATCGGCGATAGAATTATCATTCTCATGAATGACATCACCGAGCGCAAGGCCGCCGAAGACCGGCTGGCGGAACTGGCGATCCGGGACGAACTCACCGGGCTGTTCAACCGCCGGCATTTCATGGCCCAGCTCACCCGGGAAATAGAGCGGTTCTGCCGGTACGGGCTGCCCCTGAGTCTCATGCTTTTTGATGTTGATTTTTTCAAACAGGTCAACGACACCTACGGCCATCCCGCAGGCGATCAGGTGCTGGCGGACCTGTCACGGCTGACCTGCCGCACCTTCAGGGGGATTGATGCCATTTTCCGCATCGGCGGGGAGGAATTTGCCGTCATCCTGCCCGAAACGCCTTTGGCTGATGCGAAAACCGCTGCCCGCCGCCTGAAAACCGCAGTGGCAAAAAATTTATTCCACGTCGGGGATAAGACCCTTTCCCTCACCATCAGCATCGGGATCGCCATGGTCTCGGACAGGGGCGGGCAAAAGGATGAATTGCTCAAACATGCGGATGAAGCCCTTTACCTGGCCAAAAATCGGGGGCGGAACCGGATTGAAACCTTTGGAGACCGGTCGACTCTATTAGATCCCTGA